Below is a window of Peptococcaceae bacterium 1198_IL3148 DNA.
AAATCACAGAAGACACGCTAGTAGTGGGTGTAGATATTGCTAGCGAGGTCCAATACGCTAGAGCTTTTGATTACAGAGGAATTGAAGTTGGCAAACTTTTTAAATTTAACAATGATGATAGTGGTTTCTCTTCATTTGTAGAGTGGATTGAAGAGCTAAAATCAAA
It encodes the following:
- a CDS encoding transposase, which produces MGVDIASEVQYARAFDYRGIEVGKLFKFNNDDSGFSSFVEWIEELKSKYQKNYAMIGMEPTGHYWFPIAQYIKDLQMKVALVNPFHVKR